In the Bacillus shivajii genome, one interval contains:
- the radC gene encoding RadC family protein, with translation MTMMIRDVPKSERPRERLLREGAHALSNQELIALLLGSGTKNESVIQLSARVLQHFDGLRLLKEASVKELQDIKGIGEAKAVLLKAALELGKRIRQLPPEDRYVIKSPEDVAEFMMEEMRHLTQEHFVALYLNTKNQVIHKQTIFIGSLNASIVHPREVFKEAFRYSAASIVCLHNHPSGEPSPSHEDIEVTKRLTECGRLIGIDLLDHVIIGDKKYCSLKEKGYV, from the coding sequence ATGACAATGATGATACGGGATGTCCCAAAAAGCGAGCGTCCTAGGGAACGCTTACTTCGTGAAGGTGCACATGCTCTCTCAAATCAAGAGTTGATCGCGTTGTTATTAGGTTCTGGTACAAAGAATGAATCAGTCATTCAACTTTCAGCACGTGTTTTACAACATTTTGATGGACTTCGCCTTCTAAAGGAAGCATCGGTGAAAGAGCTTCAAGATATTAAAGGAATTGGTGAAGCAAAGGCTGTCTTATTAAAAGCTGCATTAGAATTAGGGAAACGAATTCGGCAGCTTCCTCCAGAAGACCGTTATGTGATTAAATCACCCGAAGATGTTGCTGAATTTATGATGGAAGAGATGAGGCACTTAACGCAAGAGCATTTTGTTGCATTGTATTTGAACACAAAGAACCAAGTTATTCATAAGCAAACGATTTTTATCGGCAGTTTAAATGCATCCATCGTTCATCCGCGTGAAGTCTTTAAAGAGGCTTTTCGCTATTCTGCAGCCTCGATTGTTTGTCTTCATAATCATCCGAGTGGCGAACCATCACCTAGTCATGAAGATATTGAAGTGACGAAAAGGCTGACAGAATGTGGGCGGTTAATTGGAATTGATCTCTTAGATCACGTCATCATTGGAGATAAAAAATATTGTTCTTTAAAAGAAAAAGGGTATGTGTAA
- a CDS encoding Maf family protein, producing MKPFILASQSPRRKQLLEQVQLPFKVVKSEIEEKVDPALSPDELVASLAWQKATDVFSRDENQVVLGADTIVSIGGKVLGKPKNELEAKEMLKHLSGQKHQVYTGVAIRSQEHNFTFFEKADVQFYELDESEIESYIASGEPFDKAGSYGIQGLGATLVEKIEGDYFTIVGLPVARLVRALKEKQMINTRNP from the coding sequence ATGAAACCTTTCATTTTAGCCTCGCAATCACCGCGAAGAAAGCAACTATTAGAACAAGTTCAACTACCATTTAAAGTCGTAAAAAGTGAAATTGAAGAAAAGGTTGACCCAGCACTTTCACCAGATGAACTAGTGGCTTCTTTAGCATGGCAAAAAGCAACAGATGTTTTTTCACGTGATGAAAATCAAGTTGTGCTAGGTGCAGACACGATCGTTTCTATTGGTGGGAAAGTGTTAGGAAAACCGAAGAACGAGCTAGAAGCAAAAGAGATGCTTAAGCATTTATCAGGCCAAAAACATCAAGTATATACAGGTGTGGCAATTAGAAGTCAAGAGCATAACTTCACTTTCTTCGAAAAAGCTGATGTTCAATTTTATGAGCTTGATGAAAGCGAGATAGAATCGTACATTGCAAGTGGAGAACCATTTGATAAAGCTGGCTCCTATGGCATTCAAGGACTAGGTGCTACGCTCGTTGAAAAGATAGAAGGGGATTATTTTACAATTGTTGGTCTTCCGGTTGCGAGGCTCGTTCGTGCGTTAAAAGAAAAACAAATGATAAATACCCGTAACCCTTAA
- the aspA gene encoding aspartate ammonia-lyase — MSGEQKVRIEKDLMGEKEIPASAYYGIQTVRAKENFPITGYPPHKELIRAFGYVKKASAKANAEVGVLNKRIAEAIMEASDDVISGKLNEHFIVDSIQGGAGTSFNMNANEVIANRAIELLGGKKGDYMMVSPNTHVNMAQSTNDAFPTAIHIACLHLSDGLIKSLNELVETMRKKEREFDDVIKMGRTHLQDAVPIRLGQEFGAYRRMLSRDLSRVQRSVDQLYEVNMGATAVGTGLNAMPEYIERVTEYLSEVTGMPFHGAEDLVDATQNTDAYTQLSSAMKILAINLSKIANDLRLMSSGPRTGLNEINLPPRQAGSSIMPGKVNPVMCEVINQISFQVIGNDHTISLASEAGQLELNVMEPVLVFNLLQSFTVLQNGIQVFREYAVDGITANIERSKQLVEQSVGIITAINPHVGYEKAAQIAKEAILSNRPVREICEERGLLTSEELEQILDPKEMTNPGIAAQELIFGENK; from the coding sequence ATGTCTGGTGAACAAAAGGTTAGAATTGAAAAAGACTTAATGGGGGAGAAAGAGATTCCAGCAAGCGCTTATTATGGTATTCAGACAGTCAGAGCGAAGGAGAATTTTCCGATTACTGGTTATCCACCTCATAAGGAATTAATTCGTGCGTTTGGTTATGTGAAAAAAGCTTCCGCAAAAGCGAATGCAGAAGTAGGAGTTTTAAATAAAAGAATCGCAGAAGCGATCATGGAAGCGTCTGATGATGTCATTAGCGGTAAATTGAATGAGCACTTCATCGTTGATAGTATTCAAGGTGGAGCGGGAACGTCCTTTAATATGAATGCGAATGAAGTCATAGCAAACCGTGCAATCGAGCTATTAGGTGGCAAAAAAGGCGATTATATGATGGTGAGTCCAAATACACATGTGAACATGGCTCAATCAACGAATGATGCATTCCCAACTGCAATACATATAGCATGTTTACATTTATCAGATGGACTCATTAAATCATTAAATGAACTTGTAGAAACAATGAGAAAAAAAGAGCGTGAGTTTGATGATGTCATTAAAATGGGAAGAACCCATTTACAAGATGCTGTTCCAATTCGTCTTGGGCAAGAATTTGGTGCATATCGCCGTATGCTTTCACGTGATTTATCAAGAGTTCAACGCTCAGTAGACCAATTGTACGAAGTAAATATGGGTGCTACAGCTGTTGGAACCGGCTTAAATGCGATGCCTGAATACATTGAGCGTGTGACAGAATATTTAAGTGAAGTTACAGGTATGCCGTTCCATGGGGCAGAAGACCTTGTTGACGCAACACAAAACACAGATGCTTATACGCAGCTTTCAAGTGCGATGAAAATTTTAGCGATCAACTTATCGAAAATTGCGAATGACTTGCGACTAATGAGCTCAGGACCAAGAACAGGCTTAAATGAAATTAATTTACCGCCTAGACAAGCAGGGTCATCGATCATGCCAGGGAAAGTGAATCCTGTGATGTGTGAAGTAATAAATCAAATCTCATTCCAAGTAATTGGAAACGATCATACCATTTCTTTAGCATCAGAAGCTGGGCAGCTTGAGCTTAACGTAATGGAACCCGTGCTTGTTTTTAACTTACTCCAATCATTTACGGTTTTACAAAATGGCATCCAAGTATTCCGTGAGTACGCAGTAGATGGCATTACTGCAAATATTGAACGCTCTAAACAGCTTGTTGAACAAAGTGTCGGTATTATAACGGCAATTAACCCGCATGTCGGCTATGAAAAAGCAGCACAAATTGCAAAAGAAGCGATTCTATCTAATCGTCCAGTAAGAGAAATTTGTGAAGAGCGTGGTTTATTAACGAGTGAAGAGTTAGAACAAATTTTAGATCCGAAAGAAATGACGAACCCAGGTATCGCAGCTCAGGAACTGATCTTTGGAGAAAATAAATAG
- the pilM gene encoding type IV pilus biogenesis protein PilM → MFQRKKQIRNCLMIQDHVIRCVRAKRPQLDAITEFYERYLPPGIIENGNIKELETFMTILEECVDDWKLKRQNVFFTIPDSAVVLRRHQIPDTVKEDELKGHLYFELGEKLHLPFENPLMDLYDLGVQGKMREVLIFASPEETVLQFSQLLEEVKLKPLVADLAPLSYFRLYFEEDLVERDEHMMLIQCYPTQVNVTIFHEDAPLIMRSLTWEHVNDSWQLSEEEGKTSYIWDGDEDEVFVAWQNMMNDIEKLANFYRFSYQKGEVGVNKVTLTGDHPFLSTFEQEMEERLDLPVKVIENPQWVTTEQEQIPLRFYEGAGLVLKKEV, encoded by the coding sequence ATGTTTCAGCGGAAAAAACAAATACGAAATTGTTTAATGATACAAGATCATGTCATCCGGTGTGTGCGCGCAAAAAGGCCACAATTAGATGCGATCACTGAGTTTTATGAGCGGTATTTACCACCCGGGATCATTGAAAATGGCAATATTAAAGAATTAGAAACGTTTATGACGATATTAGAAGAATGTGTGGATGATTGGAAGCTGAAACGTCAGAATGTATTTTTTACAATCCCAGATTCAGCTGTTGTACTAAGGCGCCACCAAATTCCTGATACGGTAAAAGAAGATGAGTTAAAAGGTCACCTTTATTTTGAATTAGGAGAAAAACTACACTTGCCTTTTGAAAATCCGTTAATGGATTTATATGATCTTGGTGTCCAAGGGAAAATGAGAGAGGTTCTCATATTTGCTTCACCTGAGGAGACAGTTCTGCAATTTTCCCAGCTGCTTGAAGAAGTAAAGCTGAAACCTTTAGTTGCAGACTTAGCACCGTTATCGTATTTTCGTCTTTATTTTGAAGAAGACTTAGTAGAAAGAGATGAACATATGATGCTCATTCAATGTTACCCGACTCAAGTCAATGTCACGATTTTTCACGAAGATGCTCCACTAATTATGCGTAGCTTGACTTGGGAGCATGTGAATGATTCGTGGCAACTTTCCGAAGAGGAAGGTAAAACCTCTTATATATGGGATGGAGACGAAGATGAAGTGTTTGTAGCTTGGCAAAACATGATGAATGATATTGAGAAGCTAGCGAACTTTTATCGTTTTTCCTATCAAAAGGGTGAAGTGGGTGTAAATAAAGTCACTTTAACTGGCGATCATCCGTTTCTCTCTACGTTTGAACAAGAAATGGAAGAGCGTTTAGACCTACCAGTGAAAGTGATTGAAAATCCACAATGGGTGACTACAGAGCAAGAACAAATTCCGCTTCGTTTTTATGAAGGGGCGGGACTTGTGTTGAAAAAAGAGGTGTAA
- a CDS encoding prepilin peptidase, translating into MYIYLFVIGIILGSFYNVIGIRLPNKESVVHPRSHCSVCKRTLRPLELIPVISYIFLKGKCQTCRTTISPIYPGIELLTGFLFLLSYYHFGFSVELIVSLLFISLLVIVTVSDLTSYLILDKVLILFAVPILLLRLTVAPLDPFWSALLGAFIGFSLLLLIAIVSKGGMGGGDIKLYAVIGLVLGIQNTLLSLFFAAFTGAIVGLIGMLVKNWGRKTALPFGPYIAIGSLVAYFYGDYLWQTYLQLFY; encoded by the coding sequence ATGTACATATATTTATTTGTTATTGGCATAATCTTAGGTTCATTTTATAATGTCATAGGCATACGCCTTCCAAACAAGGAGTCTGTCGTTCACCCTCGTTCACATTGTTCTGTTTGTAAACGAACGTTACGACCGTTAGAATTAATACCAGTTATTTCTTACATCTTTTTAAAGGGAAAGTGCCAGACGTGTCGTACAACGATTTCACCTATTTATCCAGGGATCGAGCTTTTAACCGGTTTTTTATTTTTATTATCTTATTACCACTTCGGTTTTAGCGTAGAGCTTATCGTATCGCTACTTTTTATTTCACTTTTAGTGATTGTTACAGTGAGCGACCTTACGTCTTATTTAATTTTAGATAAAGTACTTATTCTTTTTGCTGTTCCGATCTTACTATTACGCCTAACAGTAGCACCACTTGATCCATTTTGGTCCGCGCTACTTGGCGCTTTTATTGGTTTTAGTCTACTTCTCCTTATTGCGATCGTCTCTAAAGGTGGCATGGGTGGGGGAGATATTAAGCTTTATGCAGTGATTGGACTAGTTCTCGGAATCCAAAATACATTACTATCGCTGTTTTTTGCAGCGTTCACCGGTGCGATAGTTGGATTGATAGGAATGCTAGTGAAAAATTGGGGGAGAAAAACGGCCCTTCCATTTGGACCGTACATTGCAATAGGGAGTCTCGTTGCATATTTTTACGGAGATTATTTGTGGCAAACATACCTTCAACTATTTTATTAA
- a CDS encoding type II secretion system protein, which produces MKKIERMRKALKNQKGLTLVELLAVIVILGIISAIAVPSIGGIINNAQKDAHIANAEQMANAARLMVTGGIVENEEISLDDLVGDGYIESFPDNPSGDSDYNGNLSRVYFSQDEETGNYQYYVRLVIADGGPEDVFVDGTDTHGHDNAVNISEIRERKRDLINNDL; this is translated from the coding sequence GTGAAAAAAATAGAAAGAATGCGTAAAGCACTTAAAAATCAAAAAGGTTTAACTCTAGTTGAGTTATTAGCAGTTATCGTGATTTTAGGAATCATTTCAGCAATCGCTGTACCGTCAATCGGGGGAATTATTAATAATGCACAAAAAGATGCACATATTGCGAATGCAGAGCAGATGGCAAATGCCGCGAGGTTGATGGTGACAGGTGGAATAGTAGAAAATGAAGAAATTTCTCTTGATGACTTAGTTGGTGATGGTTATATTGAATCGTTCCCGGATAATCCTTCAGGTGATAGCGATTATAATGGTAACTTATCAAGAGTTTACTTTTCTCAAGATGAGGAGACAGGAAATTATCAGTATTATGTAAGATTAGTTATTGCTGACGGTGGTCCTGAAGATGTTTTTGTAGACGGAACTGACACCCATGGCCATGATAATGCTGTCAATATTTCTGAAATTAGAGAGCGTAAAAGAGACTTGATAAATAACGACTTGTAA
- a CDS encoding type II secretion system F family protein, with product MPMYQYRGRSREGNEKTGKIKANTEREAREALKRKGIAIFELNHLDSLLYKEITLFQRIKSKELVVFLRQFSTLLKAGISLVNSIQLLAEQSTNKLLKQTLLEVEEEIREGVSFSEAAEKHRKVFPPLFTNMVKAGEAGGNMDEVLERLADYYEKQHRTKQKVISAISYPTVVGIVSIGVVIFLLSVVVPTFAGMFTSFGADLPPLTAFVLSAGNFMQRFFWLFFLINGLVAGGIWYAKQNKKYKYYLDYALIKLPIFGPVLQKAAIARMSRTWSSLFETSVPVLQATSIVEKVVGNEVLAKVIRDARKSLERGESIASPMEEHWFFPPLVTQMVVVGEKTGSLDQMLGKIADFYEAEVDEATERLKTMLEPILIVVLAAVVGVIVAAIAIPMFEIFDTIG from the coding sequence ATGCCAATGTATCAATACCGAGGTAGAAGCCGTGAAGGTAATGAGAAGACAGGGAAAATAAAAGCGAATACGGAAAGAGAAGCACGTGAAGCTTTAAAAAGAAAAGGCATTGCGATTTTTGAATTAAATCATTTAGATAGTCTACTCTATAAAGAGATTACGTTATTTCAGCGTATCAAATCTAAAGAACTTGTCGTCTTTTTACGCCAGTTCTCTACGTTATTAAAAGCAGGGATCTCTCTCGTAAATAGTATTCAATTGTTGGCGGAGCAATCGACAAATAAGTTGTTGAAGCAAACGTTATTAGAGGTCGAAGAAGAGATACGCGAAGGAGTTTCATTCTCTGAAGCAGCTGAAAAGCATCGAAAAGTGTTTCCACCGTTATTTACGAACATGGTCAAAGCTGGAGAAGCAGGCGGAAACATGGATGAAGTACTAGAAAGGTTAGCAGATTATTACGAAAAGCAACATCGAACGAAACAAAAAGTCATTTCTGCTATATCGTATCCGACAGTTGTTGGAATTGTTTCAATAGGGGTTGTCATTTTCCTTCTTTCTGTCGTTGTCCCAACATTTGCTGGAATGTTTACAAGCTTTGGCGCCGACCTTCCACCGTTAACGGCTTTTGTTTTATCAGCCGGAAACTTTATGCAACGGTTCTTCTGGCTCTTTTTCTTAATTAATGGCTTAGTTGCAGGAGGAATTTGGTATGCAAAACAAAATAAGAAATACAAGTATTATTTAGATTACGCACTCATAAAATTACCGATATTTGGACCTGTTTTGCAAAAAGCAGCCATTGCAAGAATGAGTAGAACTTGGAGTTCGTTATTTGAAACCTCCGTGCCTGTTTTACAAGCAACATCCATTGTTGAAAAAGTGGTAGGGAATGAAGTACTAGCAAAAGTAATCCGTGATGCAAGAAAATCGTTAGAAAGAGGAGAATCAATCGCCTCACCGATGGAAGAGCATTGGTTTTTCCCCCCTTTAGTCACACAAATGGTCGTAGTAGGTGAAAAAACCGGGTCATTAGATCAAATGCTAGGAAAGATTGCAGATTTTTACGAGGCGGAAGTAGATGAAGCGACAGAACGGTTAAAAACGATGCTTGAACCGATCTTAATCGTTGTACTTGCAGCAGTTGTCGGTGTTATCGTCGCTGCAATTGCGATTCCAATGTTTGAAATATTTGACACAATTGGCTAA
- a CDS encoding type IV pilus twitching motility protein PilT produces MKERLDELLRTAYEMGASDIHLTVGIAPVFRINGELRKQGDQFLKPQDTEEMARSIVPEALWAKFEKKGELDFSYGIPRLSRFRINAYFQRSCVSIAIRVIPTSIPSLDELNMPDSLKEIAEKPQGLVLVTGPTGSGKSTTLAAMIDYMNKTMNRHIITLEDPIEYLHKHQESIIDQREIGFDTQNFANALRASLRQDPDVILVGEMRDLETISTAITAAETGHLVLGTLHTTDAPSTIDRIIDVFPGGQQGQIRIQVAAVLTSVISQRLLRTTNGTGRMAATEVLINTPAVRNLIRNEKIYQIPSVMQTSKSQGMHTMSMSIQELLEQEVISKETASYFISE; encoded by the coding sequence ATGAAGGAAAGACTTGATGAGTTGTTAAGGACGGCTTATGAGATGGGGGCGTCAGATATCCATTTGACTGTAGGAATTGCTCCTGTTTTTCGAATTAATGGAGAGTTGAGAAAACAAGGGGATCAATTTTTAAAGCCTCAAGATACAGAAGAAATGGCAAGATCTATCGTTCCGGAAGCATTGTGGGCGAAGTTTGAGAAAAAAGGTGAACTGGACTTTTCCTATGGGATTCCACGTTTGTCAAGATTTCGAATTAACGCTTATTTTCAAAGGTCTTGTGTGAGTATTGCCATACGAGTCATTCCAACTTCTATTCCAAGCTTAGATGAATTAAATATGCCAGACTCATTAAAAGAGATTGCAGAAAAACCGCAAGGACTCGTTTTAGTCACTGGGCCAACGGGGTCTGGTAAATCGACGACGCTTGCAGCGATGATTGACTATATGAATAAAACGATGAATCGTCATATCATTACGTTAGAAGACCCCATTGAATACTTACATAAACATCAAGAATCGATCATAGATCAGCGTGAAATAGGCTTTGATACACAAAACTTTGCGAATGCACTGAGAGCCTCTCTAAGGCAGGATCCAGATGTCATTTTAGTCGGGGAAATGCGTGACTTAGAAACGATTAGTACGGCAATTACGGCAGCGGAAACAGGACACCTCGTATTAGGAACGTTACATACAACAGATGCTCCTTCTACAATTGATCGAATTATCGATGTGTTCCCAGGGGGGCAACAAGGACAAATTCGTATTCAAGTTGCAGCCGTATTAACCTCTGTCATTTCACAAAGATTGTTGAGAACGACAAATGGCACAGGGAGAATGGCAGCAACAGAAGTGTTAATTAATACACCCGCAGTAAGGAACTTAATTCGAAATGAAAAGATATATCAAATTCCTAGTGTAATGCAAACGAGTAAATCGCAAGGAATGCATACGATGAGCATGTCTATTCAAGAACTACTTGAGCAAGAAGTGATTTCAAAAGAAACTGCATCCTATTTTATAAGTGAGTGA
- a CDS encoding GspE/PulE family protein, which translates to MVQNRKRLGDLLVDSGILTKEQVEETVKGKEKGQKLGDALLEKGLITEKQLIEVLEFQLGIPHVALNKYPVDSQIVSIVPKEFARRNLVFPIKRTGNKLQVAMADPMDYVAVDDLRMTTGFEIEVAIATKKDIQQAIYKYYELEPSMKEFSVEELEEDAINGSDLLDDSEDAPVVRMVNQLFVSGLQQQASDIHIDPQQKKILIRYRIDGVLKTEQALPKHFQNALTARIKIMANLNITETRMPQDGRVKVSFDEREVDLRISTMPTVFGEKIVVRVLDLSNTITEVSQLDFNKVSREKFKQLLNRNSGMVLITGPTGSGKTSTLYAALNYLNNEEINIITIEDPVEYQIEGINQVQVNPKIGLTFAEGLRSMLRQDPNIVMVGEIRDRDTAEIAVRASLTGHLVFSTLHTNSAIATIPRLIEMGIEAFLVMSSLSGIVAQRLVRTICPECKESYEPTKAEIETFTNRGMECRALYRGRGCNECNNTGYKGRIAIQEVLVIDDEIRKMVLNKEPMSQIKQYALSQDMIFLIDDGLFKAKLGHTTIEEVYRVAADD; encoded by the coding sequence ATGGTACAAAACAGGAAACGGCTTGGCGACCTTCTCGTTGACTCAGGAATATTAACGAAAGAACAAGTTGAAGAGACGGTGAAAGGTAAGGAAAAAGGGCAAAAGTTAGGGGATGCTCTTTTAGAAAAAGGGTTGATAACGGAAAAGCAACTCATTGAAGTATTGGAATTTCAATTAGGGATTCCCCACGTTGCCTTGAATAAATACCCTGTTGATAGCCAAATTGTCTCCATCGTTCCAAAAGAATTTGCACGGCGGAACCTTGTCTTTCCGATTAAGCGTACGGGTAACAAACTGCAAGTAGCGATGGCCGATCCAATGGATTATGTTGCTGTTGACGATTTAAGGATGACGACAGGCTTTGAAATTGAAGTGGCAATTGCTACAAAAAAAGACATTCAGCAAGCGATTTATAAATATTACGAGTTAGAACCATCTATGAAGGAATTTTCGGTGGAAGAGCTCGAAGAAGATGCTATAAATGGCAGTGACTTGTTGGATGATTCAGAGGATGCGCCTGTTGTAAGAATGGTCAATCAGCTTTTCGTTTCAGGACTTCAGCAACAAGCAAGCGACATTCATATTGACCCCCAACAAAAAAAGATTTTAATTAGGTATCGTATTGATGGCGTATTAAAAACAGAACAAGCTCTTCCTAAACACTTTCAAAATGCCTTAACGGCAAGAATTAAAATTATGGCGAATTTAAATATTACAGAAACACGCATGCCTCAAGACGGTCGTGTGAAAGTATCTTTTGACGAGCGGGAAGTCGATTTAAGAATTTCGACGATGCCTACTGTGTTTGGAGAGAAAATTGTTGTTCGTGTCCTTGATTTAAGTAATACAATTACCGAAGTATCACAACTTGACTTTAATAAAGTGAGTCGTGAAAAGTTTAAACAACTATTAAATCGAAACTCAGGAATGGTTTTAATTACAGGTCCAACAGGATCAGGGAAAACGTCAACGTTATATGCAGCACTTAATTACTTAAACAACGAAGAAATAAATATTATTACGATTGAAGACCCTGTGGAATATCAAATTGAAGGAATTAACCAAGTTCAAGTCAACCCGAAAATTGGACTAACCTTTGCAGAAGGTCTTAGATCGATGTTAAGACAAGACCCAAATATCGTTATGGTTGGTGAGATTCGAGACAGAGATACTGCTGAAATTGCGGTAAGGGCTTCATTAACAGGTCACCTCGTTTTTAGTACGCTTCATACAAATAGTGCCATCGCAACGATTCCAAGACTCATTGAAATGGGGATCGAAGCATTCCTTGTTATGTCTTCTTTAAGTGGAATTGTGGCACAAAGGCTAGTACGTACGATTTGCCCCGAATGTAAAGAATCGTATGAACCGACGAAGGCAGAAATAGAAACCTTTACAAATAGAGGGATGGAATGCCGAGCGCTTTATCGTGGGCGTGGCTGTAATGAATGTAACAATACTGGTTACAAAGGAAGAATCGCGATTCAAGAAGTGTTAGTTATTGATGATGAGATCAGAAAGATGGTTTTAAACAAAGAGCCTATGTCGCAAATTAAACAGTATGCGTTAAGTCAAGATATGATTTTTCTCATCGACGATGGTTTGTTTAAAGCGAAACTAGGCCATACGACAATTGAAGAAGTATATCGAGTCGCAGCTGATGACTAA